Proteins from a single region of Streptomyces griseiscabiei:
- a CDS encoding GNAT family N-acetyltransferase: protein MSLVRRAAPEDAEELLRLRQVMIDSMRGADRSTGWHQESLPTVRRRLADPDGDFAAFVVDHPDRPGALAALVAGTVDYRIGRAGNPHGAVGHVFSVATDPDARRRGYARACMDELIGWFRERGAGHVHLTASPDAEPLYASMGFRRRSDPLMQLDL from the coding sequence ATGAGTCTCGTACGCCGTGCCGCCCCCGAGGACGCCGAGGAACTGCTCCGGCTGCGTCAGGTGATGATCGACTCCATGCGGGGAGCGGACCGCTCCACCGGCTGGCACCAGGAGTCGCTGCCCACCGTACGCCGCCGGCTCGCCGACCCCGACGGGGACTTCGCCGCCTTCGTGGTCGACCACCCGGACCGGCCGGGCGCGCTCGCCGCGCTGGTGGCGGGGACGGTCGACTACCGCATCGGACGGGCCGGGAACCCGCACGGCGCGGTCGGCCATGTCTTCAGCGTCGCCACCGACCCCGACGCCCGCCGCCGGGGGTACGCCCGCGCCTGCATGGACGAACTCATCGGCTGGTTCCGTGAGCGGGGCGCCGGCCACGTCCATCTGACCGCCTCCCCCGACGCCGAGCCGCTGTACGCCTCGATGGGCTTCCGGCGCAGGTCCGACCCCTTGATGCAGCTGGATCTGTGA
- a CDS encoding serine hydrolase domain-containing protein, which produces MSLQSLALIENWPVPTAAAAVVRADGTVLGSYGPTGHRFPLASVTKPLAAYAVLVAYEEGAVELDEAAGPAGSTVRHLLAHTSGLAFDEHRVTAEPGVRRLYSNAGFEVLGDQVAKAADIPFAEYARQAVLEPLGMTATSLDGSPAKDGVSTVDDLVRFAAEVQAPRLLDPRTVAEAMTVQYPGTKGVLPGYGHQNPNDWGLGFEIRDSKAPHWTGNSSSPGTFGHFGQSGTFLWIDPVAGVACVALTDRAFGPWAVEAWTPFTDAVLAEVGNGV; this is translated from the coding sequence ATGTCCTTGCAGAGCCTCGCGCTGATCGAGAACTGGCCCGTTCCCACCGCCGCCGCGGCCGTCGTACGGGCGGACGGCACCGTCCTCGGGTCGTACGGCCCCACCGGGCACCGCTTCCCGCTGGCCTCGGTCACCAAGCCGCTCGCCGCGTACGCCGTGCTGGTGGCGTACGAGGAGGGGGCGGTGGAGCTGGACGAGGCGGCGGGTCCGGCGGGGTCGACCGTACGGCATCTGCTGGCGCACACCTCGGGGCTGGCCTTCGACGAGCACCGGGTGACGGCGGAGCCCGGGGTGCGGCGGCTGTACTCCAACGCCGGGTTCGAGGTGCTCGGCGACCAGGTGGCCAAGGCGGCGGACATCCCGTTCGCGGAGTACGCGCGGCAGGCGGTGCTGGAGCCGCTGGGCATGACGGCCACCTCGCTCGACGGGTCCCCGGCCAAGGACGGCGTCTCCACCGTCGACGACCTGGTGCGGTTCGCCGCCGAGGTGCAGGCGCCCCGGCTGCTGGACCCGCGCACGGTCGCGGAGGCGATGACCGTGCAGTACCCGGGCACCAAGGGCGTCCTGCCGGGCTACGGGCACCAGAACCCCAACGACTGGGGGCTCGGCTTCGAGATCCGGGACTCCAAGGCACCGCACTGGACGGGGAACTCCTCGTCGCCGGGGACCTTCGGGCACTTCGGGCAGTCGGGCACGTTCCTGTGGATCGACCCCGTGGCGGGGGTGGCGTGCGTCGCGCTGACGGACCGGGCGTTCGGACCGTGGGCGGTCGAGGCCTGGACCCCGTTCACGGACGCTGTGCTCGCCGAGGTCGGGAACGGTGTCTGA
- a CDS encoding serine/threonine-protein kinase, which translates to MGEVRAGGQFRPLEAGDPTTVASYRLAARLGSGGMGTVYLSYTPGGHPIALKTIRPELSEDPEFRRRFKQEVQAAQRVQGLYTAPVLDHDTEGAQPWLATAYVPGPSLHAAVAEHGALPLGSVLLLLAGVAEALSVIHGAGIVHRDLKPSNVLLAGDGPRVIDFGIARAADATALTGTGVSIGTPAFMSPEQAAGKPVTPASDIFALGQVAAFAARGTGAYGDGPSHAVLYRIVHEEPDLGGLPDELRFIERCLAKDPADRPSPAEVVTLCQEASPTPLVQSGSWLPEAIGADITRRVSASADLLAERRKDAEAPTSATLPPPPTAPVTQQSSPSVSPASPTIHAAPTMLSGPTTPPPPGPVGPPSAPYHPQPGQPGPSGPHTVPTGHHAPYPQPGWQQPHPQGHPQGHPRPLPLPPPRSNVGKWIGIGVAVVFGLGLLGSCATFVKGLTGSSSSSSGSVGGSSAGSDGGSSDASEGSESKPKADPKPVTFKGVNIPANYYVRFADSPPKPLDSELGVSYEDDGDFYYYSDSLFGEKKVGSSSEKLVLLNNSQKGSLETCRNETRYTASVQLGQVSKGSQMCVRTNSGHMGLVTFKGSAASGDPSDYVSVDITVWRNAEEPVTEN; encoded by the coding sequence ATGGGCGAGGTTCGCGCGGGCGGGCAGTTCCGGCCGTTGGAGGCCGGTGACCCGACGACCGTGGCGAGCTACCGGCTCGCGGCACGGCTCGGCTCCGGCGGCATGGGCACGGTCTATCTGTCGTACACACCGGGCGGCCACCCGATCGCGCTGAAGACGATCCGGCCCGAACTGAGCGAGGACCCCGAGTTCCGCCGCCGGTTCAAGCAGGAGGTGCAGGCCGCCCAGCGGGTGCAGGGCCTGTACACCGCGCCCGTCCTCGACCACGACACCGAGGGCGCGCAGCCCTGGCTGGCCACCGCCTATGTGCCCGGCCCGTCGCTGCACGCGGCGGTCGCCGAGCACGGCGCGCTACCGCTGGGCTCGGTCCTGCTGCTGCTCGCCGGGGTCGCGGAGGCGCTGTCGGTGATCCACGGCGCGGGCATCGTCCACCGTGATCTGAAGCCCTCCAATGTGCTGCTCGCCGGCGACGGGCCCCGGGTCATCGACTTCGGCATCGCGCGGGCCGCCGACGCCACCGCACTGACCGGTACCGGCGTCTCCATCGGCACCCCGGCGTTCATGTCGCCGGAGCAGGCCGCCGGGAAGCCGGTCACGCCCGCGTCGGACATCTTCGCCCTCGGCCAGGTGGCCGCGTTCGCGGCCCGCGGCACCGGCGCGTACGGCGACGGCCCCTCGCACGCGGTGCTGTACCGGATCGTCCACGAGGAGCCCGACCTCGGCGGCCTCCCGGACGAACTCCGGTTCATCGAACGCTGCCTGGCCAAGGACCCGGCCGACCGCCCCTCCCCCGCCGAGGTCGTGACCCTCTGTCAGGAGGCGTCGCCCACCCCGCTGGTGCAGTCGGGCTCCTGGCTGCCGGAGGCGATCGGCGCGGACATCACCCGCCGGGTCTCGGCGTCGGCGGATCTGCTGGCCGAACGGAGGAAGGACGCCGAGGCCCCGACCTCCGCGACACTGCCCCCGCCGCCCACCGCGCCGGTGACCCAGCAGAGTTCACCGTCCGTCAGCCCCGCCTCCCCGACCATCCACGCGGCGCCGACCATGCTCTCCGGGCCGACCACCCCGCCCCCGCCGGGTCCCGTGGGCCCGCCGTCGGCGCCGTACCACCCGCAGCCGGGACAGCCCGGGCCGTCGGGCCCGCACACCGTCCCGACCGGGCACCACGCGCCGTATCCGCAGCCGGGCTGGCAGCAGCCGCACCCACAGGGTCATCCCCAAGGTCACCCGCGTCCGCTCCCCCTCCCCCCGCCGCGCAGCAACGTCGGCAAGTGGATCGGGATCGGTGTGGCGGTGGTGTTCGGGCTGGGGCTGCTCGGCAGCTGCGCGACGTTCGTGAAGGGCCTCACGGGTTCGAGCAGTTCCTCCAGCGGCTCGGTCGGCGGTTCGTCGGCCGGCTCGGACGGCGGCTCCTCGGACGCGTCGGAGGGCTCGGAGTCCAAGCCGAAGGCGGACCCCAAGCCGGTCACCTTCAAGGGCGTCAACATCCCCGCCAACTACTACGTGCGCTTCGCCGACTCCCCGCCCAAGCCCCTCGACAGCGAGCTGGGCGTGTCGTACGAGGACGACGGGGACTTCTACTACTACTCGGACTCGCTGTTCGGGGAGAAGAAGGTGGGCAGCAGCAGCGAGAAGCTCGTCCTGCTGAACAACTCCCAGAAGGGTTCCCTGGAAACCTGCCGGAACGAGACCCGGTACACGGCCTCCGTCCAGCTCGGCCAGGTCTCCAAGGGCTCCCAGATGTGCGTGCGCACCAACTCCGGCCACATGGGCCTGGTCACCTTCAAGGGCTCGGCCGCGAGCGGCGACCCCAGCGACTACGTCTCGGTGGACATCACGGTGTGGCGCAACGCGGAGGAACCGGTCACCGAGAACTGA
- a CDS encoding pirin family protein has protein sequence MELRRADARYPGGDPGAGIVSLHAFSFGAHYDPDNLRFGAVIACNEERLAPGAGFDEHPHSHTEIVTWVVEGELTHRDTTGHETVVRPGDVQRLSSAGGVRHVERNDGSGPLTFVQMWLAPLDPGGDPAYEVVRGIADSTPYAVPEAGAMLHVRRLGAAGERTAVPDAARAYAHVVRGAVRLGPYELGPGDAVRAEDEKGLELVAVTGPVEVLIWELEPGG, from the coding sequence ATGGAGCTGCGGCGCGCCGACGCGCGTTACCCCGGCGGTGATCCCGGGGCCGGGATCGTCTCCCTGCACGCCTTCTCCTTCGGGGCGCACTACGACCCCGACAACCTCCGTTTCGGCGCGGTGATCGCGTGCAACGAGGAGCGGCTCGCGCCCGGGGCGGGGTTCGACGAGCATCCGCACAGCCACACCGAGATCGTCACCTGGGTCGTCGAGGGGGAGCTGACCCATCGCGACACCACCGGGCACGAGACGGTCGTCCGGCCCGGTGACGTGCAGCGGCTCAGCTCGGCGGGCGGGGTGCGGCACGTCGAGCGCAACGACGGCTCCGGGCCGCTCACCTTCGTGCAGATGTGGCTGGCCCCGCTGGACCCGGGCGGCGACCCGGCGTACGAGGTCGTCCGTGGCATCGCCGACTCCACCCCGTACGCCGTCCCCGAGGCGGGCGCCATGCTGCACGTCCGGCGGCTGGGCGCGGCGGGGGAGCGGACCGCCGTGCCGGACGCGGCGCGGGCGTACGCGCATGTCGTCCGGGGCGCCGTGCGGCTCGGACCGTACGAACTGGGGCCCGGGGACGCGGTGCGGGCCGAGGACGAGAAGGGGCTGGAGCTGGTCGCCGTCACCGGCCCGGTCGAGGTGCTGATCTGGGAGCTGGAGCCGGGCGGATGA
- the fasR gene encoding fatty acid biosynthesis transcriptional regulator FasR, whose product MPEPETSKPEPAPPAHPHVATLKRLEKSSGSLAAQAIARMDETLPWYRAMPPENRSWIGLVAQAGIAAFTEWFRHPDAPQAISTDVFGTAPRELTRAITLRQTVEMVRTTIEVMESAIDEVAAPGDESVLREALLVYAREIAFATAQVYAQAAEARGAWDARLESLVVNAVLSGEADEGAVSRAAALGWNSPDHVCVVLGTAPDGDSELTVEAIRRAARHAKLQVLTGVLGDRLVVIAGGDNDPLQVAKSLIGPYAAGPVVAGPIVPDLLAATRSAQAAAAGLKACSAWQDAPRPVLADDLLPERAIAGDPSAREQLVEEIYRPLEEAGSALLETLSVYLEQASSLEGAARMLFVHPNTVRYRLRRVTDVTGWSPSDVRSAFTLRIALILGRLVDGEPQL is encoded by the coding sequence GTGCCCGAACCCGAAACCAGCAAACCCGAGCCCGCACCGCCCGCCCACCCGCACGTCGCGACGTTGAAGCGGCTGGAGAAGTCGTCCGGAAGTCTCGCCGCGCAGGCCATCGCGCGGATGGACGAGACGCTGCCCTGGTACCGGGCGATGCCGCCCGAGAACCGGTCGTGGATCGGGCTGGTCGCCCAGGCCGGTATCGCCGCGTTCACGGAGTGGTTCCGGCATCCGGACGCCCCGCAGGCCATCTCCACCGATGTCTTCGGGACCGCGCCGCGCGAACTGACCCGGGCGATCACGCTCCGGCAGACCGTGGAGATGGTGCGCACGACCATCGAGGTCATGGAGTCCGCGATCGACGAGGTCGCCGCCCCCGGCGACGAGAGCGTGCTCCGCGAGGCCCTGCTCGTCTACGCGCGGGAGATCGCGTTCGCCACCGCGCAGGTGTACGCGCAGGCCGCCGAGGCACGCGGCGCCTGGGACGCCCGGCTGGAGTCCCTGGTCGTGAACGCGGTGCTCAGCGGCGAGGCCGACGAGGGTGCCGTGAGCCGGGCCGCCGCGCTCGGCTGGAACTCCCCCGACCATGTCTGTGTGGTCCTCGGCACCGCCCCGGACGGCGACAGCGAGCTGACCGTGGAGGCCATCCGGCGGGCGGCCCGGCACGCCAAGCTGCAGGTGCTGACCGGGGTGCTGGGCGACCGGCTGGTGGTGATCGCGGGCGGCGACAACGACCCGTTGCAGGTCGCGAAGTCGCTGATCGGGCCGTATGCGGCGGGACCGGTGGTGGCCGGGCCGATCGTGCCCGACCTGCTGGCCGCGACCCGGTCCGCGCAGGCGGCGGCGGCCGGACTCAAGGCCTGCTCGGCGTGGCAGGACGCGCCGCGCCCCGTCTTGGCGGACGATCTGCTTCCGGAACGCGCGATCGCCGGTGATCCCAGTGCGCGCGAGCAACTGGTGGAGGAGATCTACAGACCGCTGGAGGAGGCCGGGTCCGCTCTTCTGGAGACGCTCAGCGTCTATCTCGAACAGGCGTCCAGCCTCGAAGGCGCGGCCCGGATGCTGTTCGTCCACCCCAACACCGTGCGCTACCGGCTTCGACGTGTGACTGACGTCACCGGCTGGTCGCCCTCCGATGTACGCTCTGCCTTCACCTTGCGGATCGCACTGATCCTGGGGCGTCTGGTGGATGGGGAACCCCAGCTCTAG
- a CDS encoding ACP S-malonyltransferase, protein MLVLVAPGQGAQTPGFLTPWLDLPGAADRLAAWSDVIGLDLVHYGTEADADAIRDTAVAQPLLVAAGLLSAAALEDVTPGAVAGHSVGEITAAVFAEVLDETAALTLVRKRGLAMAEAAAITATGMSALLGGDPEVTIPHLEKLGLTPANVNGAGQIVAAGTLEQLAALEADKPEGVRRVVALKVAGAFHTHHMAPAVETLAKAAEELAPGDPKLTYVSNKDGQSVATGAEVLSRLVGQVANPVRWDLCMETFKEMGVTALVEVCPGGTLTGLAKRALPGVATVALKTPDDLDAARALIAEHQN, encoded by the coding sequence GTGCTCGTACTCGTCGCTCCCGGCCAGGGCGCCCAGACGCCCGGCTTCCTGACTCCTTGGCTCGACCTCCCCGGTGCCGCCGACCGCCTCGCCGCGTGGTCGGACGTCATCGGGCTGGACCTCGTCCACTACGGGACCGAGGCCGACGCCGACGCGATCCGCGACACCGCCGTGGCCCAGCCGCTGCTCGTGGCGGCCGGACTGCTGTCCGCCGCCGCCCTCGAGGACGTCACCCCCGGCGCGGTCGCCGGGCACAGTGTCGGTGAGATCACCGCCGCCGTGTTCGCCGAGGTCCTGGACGAAACGGCCGCGCTGACCCTCGTACGCAAGCGGGGCCTGGCCATGGCCGAGGCCGCCGCGATCACCGCGACCGGGATGTCCGCGCTGCTCGGCGGCGACCCCGAGGTGACGATCCCGCACCTGGAGAAGCTGGGGCTGACCCCGGCGAACGTGAACGGCGCGGGCCAGATCGTCGCCGCCGGCACCCTGGAGCAGCTGGCCGCCCTGGAGGCGGACAAGCCCGAGGGCGTCCGCCGTGTGGTGGCGCTCAAGGTGGCCGGCGCCTTCCACACGCACCACATGGCCCCCGCCGTGGAGACCCTCGCCAAGGCCGCCGAGGAGCTGGCGCCCGGGGACCCGAAGCTCACCTATGTCTCGAACAAGGACGGGCAGTCCGTCGCCACCGGCGCCGAGGTGCTCTCCCGTCTGGTCGGTCAGGTCGCCAACCCGGTCCGCTGGGACCTGTGCATGGAGACCTTCAAGGAGATGGGCGTGACCGCGCTCGTCGAGGTCTGCCCCGGCGGCACGCTCACCGGCCTCGCCAAGCGCGCCCTGCCGGGCGTGGCGACGGTGGCGCTCAAGACACCCGACGACCTCGACGCCGCTCGCGCGCTCATCGCCGAGCACCAGAACTAG
- a CDS encoding ketoacyl-ACP synthase III yields the protein MSKIRPSKGAPYARILGVGGYRPVRVVPNDVILEKIDSSDEWIRSRSGIETRHWANDEETVAAMSVEASGKAIADAGISAEQIGAVVVSTVSHFSQTPAVATEIADKLGTDKAAAFDISAGCAGFGYGLTLAKGMVVEGSAEYVLVIGVERLSDLTDLEDRATAFLFGDGAGAVVVGPSQEPHIGPTVWGSEGDKSHTIKQTVPWNEYRVGDLERLPLDSEGNVKFPAITQEGQAVFRWAVFEMAKVAQQALDAAGISSDDLDVFIPHQANERIIDSMVKTLKLPEHVTVARDVRTTGNTSAASIPLAMERLLATGEAKSGDTALVIGFGAGLVYAATVVTLP from the coding sequence ATGTCGAAGATCAGGCCGAGCAAGGGCGCCCCGTACGCACGCATCCTCGGCGTGGGCGGCTACCGCCCGGTCCGGGTGGTGCCCAACGACGTCATCCTGGAGAAGATCGACTCGTCCGACGAGTGGATCCGCTCCCGCTCCGGTATCGAGACCCGGCACTGGGCGAACGACGAGGAGACCGTCGCCGCCATGTCGGTGGAGGCGTCCGGCAAGGCGATCGCCGACGCCGGGATCTCCGCCGAGCAGATCGGCGCGGTCGTGGTCTCCACCGTGTCGCACTTCAGCCAGACCCCGGCCGTCGCCACCGAGATCGCCGACAAGCTCGGCACGGACAAGGCCGCCGCCTTCGACATCTCGGCCGGCTGCGCGGGCTTCGGCTACGGCCTGACCCTCGCCAAGGGCATGGTCGTCGAGGGTTCGGCGGAGTACGTCCTCGTCATCGGGGTCGAGCGGCTGTCGGACCTGACCGACCTGGAGGACCGCGCCACGGCCTTCCTCTTCGGTGACGGGGCCGGCGCGGTCGTCGTCGGCCCCTCCCAGGAGCCGCACATCGGCCCGACGGTGTGGGGCTCGGAGGGCGACAAGTCCCACACGATCAAGCAGACGGTCCCGTGGAACGAGTACCGGGTCGGTGACCTGGAGAGGCTCCCGCTGGACAGCGAGGGCAACGTCAAGTTCCCCGCGATCACGCAGGAGGGCCAGGCGGTCTTCCGCTGGGCCGTGTTCGAGATGGCGAAGGTCGCGCAGCAGGCGCTGGACGCGGCCGGGATCAGCTCGGACGATCTGGACGTCTTCATTCCCCACCAGGCCAACGAGCGGATCATCGACTCGATGGTGAAGACACTCAAGCTGCCGGAGCACGTCACGGTCGCGCGTGACGTGCGGACCACCGGCAACACCTCGGCCGCCTCGATCCCGCTCGCGATGGAGCGGCTCCTGGCGACCGGTGAGGCGAAGAGCGGCGACACCGCGCTCGTCATCGGCTTCGGGGCGGGTCTCGTGTACGCCGCGACGGTCGTTACCCTCCCCTAG
- a CDS encoding acyl carrier protein, whose protein sequence is MAATQEEIVAGLADIVNEIAGIPVEDVQLDKSFTDDLDVDSLSMVEVVVAAEERFDVKIPDDDVKNLKTVGDATDYILKHQG, encoded by the coding sequence ATGGCCGCCACCCAGGAAGAGATCGTCGCCGGTCTCGCCGACATCGTGAACGAGATCGCCGGCATCCCGGTCGAGGACGTCCAGCTGGACAAGTCCTTCACCGACGACCTGGACGTCGACTCGCTGTCCATGGTCGAGGTCGTCGTCGCCGCCGAAGAGCGCTTCGACGTGAAGATCCCGGACGACGACGTCAAGAACCTCAAGACGGTCGGCGACGCGACCGACTACATCCTCAAGCACCAGGGCTGA
- the fabF gene encoding beta-ketoacyl-ACP synthase II — MSSTNRTVVVTGIGATTPLGGDATSTWEGLVAGRSGVGPLEQEWAADQAVRIAAQIAVEPSEVIPRPQARRLDRSAQFALIAAKEAWADAGYTETSADEGTVDADRVGAVIASGIGGVTTLLDQYDVLKEKGVRRVSPHTVPMLMPNGPSANVGLYVGARAGVHTPVSACASGAEAIGYAIEMIRTGRADVVIAGGTEAAIHPLPIAAFGNMMAMSKNNEDPQGASRPYDTGRDGFVLGEGAGVVVLESAEHAAARGARVYAEAVGQGISADGHDIVQPEPEGRGIAHALQNLLDRTDLDPAEIVHVNAHGTSTPAGDIAELKALRKVFGDDTDHFAVSATKSMTGHLLGGAGGVETVATVLALYHRVAPPTINVNDLDPEAEANADIVRGEARKLPVEGRIAALNDSFGFGGHNVVLAFRTV, encoded by the coding sequence GTGAGCTCGACCAATCGCACCGTGGTCGTCACCGGTATCGGCGCAACCACACCGCTGGGTGGCGACGCGACTTCCACCTGGGAGGGACTGGTCGCCGGCAGGTCCGGCGTCGGCCCCCTGGAGCAGGAGTGGGCCGCCGACCAGGCGGTCCGTATCGCCGCGCAGATCGCCGTGGAGCCGTCCGAGGTCATCCCGAGGCCGCAGGCCCGCCGACTGGACCGCTCGGCGCAGTTCGCGCTGATCGCGGCCAAGGAGGCGTGGGCCGACGCCGGTTACACGGAGACCTCGGCCGACGAGGGCACCGTCGACGCGGACCGCGTCGGCGCGGTCATCGCCTCCGGCATCGGCGGTGTGACGACCCTGCTCGACCAGTACGACGTGCTGAAGGAGAAGGGCGTACGCCGTGTCTCCCCGCACACCGTGCCCATGCTGATGCCCAACGGCCCGTCCGCCAACGTCGGTCTGTACGTGGGCGCGCGCGCCGGTGTGCACACACCGGTCTCCGCCTGCGCGTCGGGCGCCGAGGCCATCGGCTACGCCATCGAGATGATCCGCACCGGCCGCGCCGATGTCGTGATCGCCGGTGGTACCGAGGCCGCCATCCACCCGCTGCCGATCGCCGCGTTCGGCAACATGATGGCGATGTCCAAGAACAACGAGGACCCGCAGGGCGCCTCCCGTCCGTACGACACCGGCCGTGACGGCTTCGTCCTCGGCGAGGGTGCCGGTGTCGTCGTCCTGGAGTCGGCCGAGCACGCGGCGGCGCGGGGTGCCCGGGTCTACGCCGAGGCCGTGGGCCAGGGCATCTCCGCCGACGGCCACGACATCGTGCAGCCGGAGCCGGAGGGGCGGGGCATCGCCCACGCCCTGCAGAACCTGCTGGACCGCACGGACCTGGACCCGGCGGAGATCGTGCACGTCAACGCGCACGGCACGTCGACGCCGGCCGGTGACATCGCCGAGCTGAAGGCGCTGCGGAAGGTGTTCGGTGACGACACCGACCACTTCGCGGTGTCCGCGACGAAGTCGATGACCGGGCATCTGCTCGGTGGCGCCGGCGGTGTGGAGACGGTGGCGACGGTGCTCGCGCTGTACCACCGGGTGGCGCCTCCGACGATCAACGTGAACGACCTGGACCCGGAGGCCGAGGCCAACGCGGACATCGTGCGCGGTGAGGCCCGCAAGCTGCCGGTCGAGGGCCGTATCGCCGCGCTCAACGACTCGTTCGGGTTCGGTGGGCACAACGTGGTGCTGGCGTTCCGGACGGTCTGA
- a CDS encoding DUF3145 domain-containing protein, translated as MTTRGVLYVHSAPRALCPHVEWAVAGVLGTRVNLDWIRQPAAPGTWRSEFSWQGRAGTASQLASALRGWQLLRFEVTAEPCATAEGERYSCTPDLGIFHAVTGIHGDILIPEDRLRAALTRSQRGESDLESDIAKLLGKPWDDELEPFRYAGEGAPVRWLHQVV; from the coding sequence GTGACGACACGTGGAGTCCTGTACGTGCACTCCGCGCCGCGTGCGCTGTGCCCGCACGTCGAGTGGGCCGTCGCGGGTGTCCTCGGGACCCGGGTGAACCTCGACTGGATCCGGCAGCCGGCCGCCCCGGGCACCTGGCGCTCCGAGTTCTCCTGGCAGGGCCGGGCCGGTACGGCCTCCCAGCTGGCGTCCGCGCTGCGCGGCTGGCAGCTCCTGCGCTTCGAGGTCACCGCCGAGCCCTGCGCCACCGCCGAGGGCGAGCGCTACAGCTGCACCCCCGACCTCGGCATCTTCCACGCCGTCACCGGCATCCACGGCGACATCCTCATCCCCGAGGACCGCCTCCGCGCGGCCCTCACCCGCTCCCAGCGCGGCGAGAGCGACCTGGAGTCGGACATCGCCAAGCTCCTGGGCAAGCCCTGGGACGACGAGCTGGAGCCCTTCAGATACGCGGGCGAGGGCGCCCCGGTCCGCTGGCTGCACCAGGTGGTGTGA
- a CDS encoding SGNH/GDSL hydrolase family protein: protein MRKRRHRSRAVFGAVSAGVSAVLLLAVTGCDATGGDSPGPEGTGSRARPSVSPSPTPAWDTTPESLVAVGDSITRGFDACKVLSDCPEVSWATGTDASVDSLAVRLLGASGAASRSWNYAVTGARMADLPSQVARAVTRRPELVTVMVGANDACRASAADMTPVADFRADFEDSMATLRDSLPKAQVFVASVPDLKRLWSEGRKSPMGKQVWKLGICPSMLADPDALTTAAGERRDAVQDRVEAYNDVLREVCEKDRYCRYDEDAVFDYRFGRTQLSQWDWFHPSVDGQARLAEIAYRVVSAKQP from the coding sequence ATGCGGAAGCGACGCCATCGTTCGAGGGCGGTGTTCGGCGCGGTCTCGGCGGGTGTGTCGGCGGTGCTCCTGCTGGCCGTGACCGGGTGCGACGCCACCGGCGGTGACTCCCCCGGCCCCGAGGGGACCGGGTCGCGGGCCAGGCCCTCCGTGTCGCCGAGCCCCACCCCTGCCTGGGACACCACCCCCGAGTCGCTGGTCGCCGTCGGTGACTCCATCACCCGTGGCTTCGACGCGTGCAAGGTGCTCTCCGACTGCCCCGAGGTGTCGTGGGCGACCGGCACCGACGCCTCGGTCGACAGTCTCGCCGTACGGCTGCTGGGCGCGTCCGGCGCGGCGTCGCGGAGCTGGAACTACGCGGTGACCGGGGCCCGGATGGCCGACCTGCCGAGCCAGGTGGCGCGGGCGGTGACGCGCAGGCCCGAGCTGGTGACGGTGATGGTCGGCGCGAACGACGCGTGCCGTGCGAGCGCCGCCGACATGACGCCGGTCGCCGACTTCCGCGCCGACTTCGAGGACTCCATGGCCACGCTGCGGGACTCCCTGCCGAAGGCGCAGGTGTTCGTGGCGAGTGTGCCGGATCTGAAGCGGCTGTGGTCCGAGGGCCGCAAGAGCCCGATGGGCAAGCAGGTCTGGAAGCTGGGCATCTGCCCGTCCATGCTGGCCGACCCCGACGCCCTGACGACGGCGGCCGGCGAGCGGCGGGACGCCGTCCAGGACCGGGTGGAGGCGTACAACGACGTGCTGCGCGAGGTGTGCGAGAAGGACCGGTACTGCCGGTACGACGAGGACGCGGTCTTCGACTACCGCTTCGGGCGGACCCAGCTCAGCCAGTGGGACTGGTTCCATCCGAGCGTGGACGGGCAGGCGCGGCTGGCGGAGATCGCGTACCGGGTCGTGAGCGCCAAGCAGCCGTGA